The Pseudomonadota bacterium DNA segment TCGCCCTTGGCGAGGACCCACGGCTTGTTTTCATCGATAAAACGATTTGCCTCGTCGGCCAGCGCCATGATCTTGCGAATAGCCCGCGAGTATTCGCGTTTCTCGTAGGCATCGGCGATAGTCTCGGACGCATCCGCAAAGCGGGCAAACAAATCCGGATCCGGTAGCTCGGTAGCCAGTTTTCCATCGGCCAGCCTCTGAACGAAGCCGGCGCAACGACTGGCAATATTGACCAGCTTGCCGACGACGTCGCTGTTTACGCGTTGCCTGAAATCCTCGAGATTCAAATCGAGGTCGTCGATGCCGGGCCCCAGCTTGCCGGCGAAATAATATCTGAGGTACTCGGGGTCCAGATGCTCCAGGTATGTCCTGGCCGTGATAAAAGTACCGCGCGACTTGGACATCTTGGCGCCGTTGACGGTCAGGAAACCATGCGCCAGCACCGCGGTCGGAATCCGGTAACCGGCCCCATGCAGGACGGCCGGCCAGAAAAGCGCATGAAAATAAATGATGTCTTTGCCGATAAAATGATAAAGTTCGGTGCTGCCGCCTGGTCGCCAGTAACTGTCGAAATCGATGCCTTCGTTGCGGCAATACTGGAGAAAGCTCGACATATAACCGACCGGGGCGTCCAGCCAGACGTAAAAATACTTGCGGTCTTCCCCTGGAATTTCGAAGCCGAAATAAGGCGCATCTCGTGAAATATCCCAGTCGCGCAGACCCGCTTCGAACCACTCGTCCAGTTTGTTGACTATGCTGGTATGCAATTGGCCGCTGTGTATCCATTCACGCAGCATGGTTGCAAAATCGGCAAGCCGGAAAAAAAGGTGTTCGGACTCTTTTTTCACCGGCGGATTTCCCGAAACGACCGAAATCGGGTTGACCAGTTCGGATGGCGAATAGGTCGCGCCGCAGACCTCGCAGCTATCGCCGTACTGTTCGTTCGCGCCGCACCTGGGGCAATTGCCGCGTACATACCGGTCGGGGAGAAACATGTTGCGCTGTTCGTCAAAGGCCTGGTAGATTTTCTTGCGGGTGATGTGGCCGTTCTCCACCAGGGTGGCGAAAATACTTTCTACAAGTTGGCGATTTTCCTCGGAATGGGTACTGTGAAAGTTATCCATTTCGATATGGAAATCCGCATAGTCCCGCTCGTTGCTCCTGGCAACCCGGGCTACGAGTTCTTCCGGTGTGATGCCTTCTTTTTCCGCGGTCAGCATGATCGGCGTGCCATGGGCGTCGCTGGCACAGACAAACACACAGTCATTGCCGCGCAGCTTTTGAAAACGCACCCAGATATCTGTCTGCACGTATTCCAGCATATGGCCGAGGTGCAAGGGGCCGTTTGCATAAGGCAGGGCGCTGCTCACCAGGATCTGGCGTTTTTGTCTACTCATTATGGTTCAGCGCCCGGAGTGTTCGTTAAGCCGTTGTGTATCAAGGGCGGATTATGCCACAAGGGTCAGCCATTTCGGGGCGCTTCCAGCTCTCTGATCTCCTCGAATTTCTTCTTGTCGAGCGCCTTCATATAGGCCTCTTCGGCGGAGATTGTCCCTTTGTTGTACAAAGACATCAGCGACCCGTCCATGGTGCACATGCCAACGCCGGC contains these protein-coding regions:
- a CDS encoding methionine--tRNA ligase, encoding MSRQKRQILVSSALPYANGPLHLGHMLEYVQTDIWVRFQKLRGNDCVFVCASDAHGTPIMLTAEKEGITPEELVARVARSNERDYADFHIEMDNFHSTHSEENRQLVESIFATLVENGHITRKKIYQAFDEQRNMFLPDRYVRGNCPRCGANEQYGDSCEVCGATYSPSELVNPISVVSGNPPVKKESEHLFFRLADFATMLREWIHSGQLHTSIVNKLDEWFEAGLRDWDISRDAPYFGFEIPGEDRKYFYVWLDAPVGYMSSFLQYCRNEGIDFDSYWRPGGSTELYHFIGKDIIYFHALFWPAVLHGAGYRIPTAVLAHGFLTVNGAKMSKSRGTFITARTYLEHLDPEYLRYYFAGKLGPGIDDLDLNLEDFRQRVNSDVVGKLVNIASRCAGFVQRLADGKLATELPDPDLFARFADASETIADAYEKREYSRAIRKIMALADEANRFIDENKPWVLAKGEGNEQKILAVCTQGLNHFRQLCIYLKPVLPELVANAEDFLQSGELIWNDLQKPQLGSAINPFKPLARRIETADIEKILLASREGLAPSANH